The Naumovozyma dairenensis CBS 421 chromosome 1, complete genome genome includes a region encoding these proteins:
- the LST4 gene encoding Lst4p (similar to Saccharomyces cerevisiae LST4 (YKL176C); ancestral locus Anc_1.171) has translation MLGTLLRRSTTADHKKDTSASESIISSSTSIGLRSLNHGTNTTIGISTAMDPGIGIGSICDTDQCDEVFPTVTSPLLDHISDDLKFKLFAAKTIPYKSNILPLMKVDHDYNNIPEASSKSLLSTDNTRKTVSNSSAIINQNSYAFRFLLTEETNEMACVNNYRILLDHNFTKGEGSKIEQIRHSELKEYIFGSPVRSSDYIQSDKFRSVPNSDFTLITRIFYLNSISNRFAISLCISKFLFPVISESWTYISHWLTDIQDIIASIVAENAGTCKGTTNSNNMEQFTYQNRSISDGVLPVNLEIAFPDEIGKIIQVLAKKLMPCLRSMTEIPRIFLYPPDFVEFVETWFKDVFNWIEIKDGPRLRFLPMLLSKIVCEFKDSMVESDITRIIILSGNMVVANKLIFIVAGLLEPKYRNKLVSQLPPSSSSTNEENSSGTSIAQTHSSHSSSSTSTSNSVQMSVSKNRERHKQRLVNLVEATDATSTQSVDKMTSLSEHTTPISVARTSAGTATRSGWVIPKGRKNRSSVSISSNESSYGEVIQPSSSFKSVESSLQNLSSSFSSQPNSYGSWFSKRPSLSSFIPQSPSNKFSIPLPANSNSTATVSALSENKIDRVISNSSSSGGTHNHQVAAPRFPPNTFHTPQQSPSISEYEEYPWFETPESLSRMDLESSHSLPNHLNTITMTPHGNTNSVNGKNTKKLNSYCGNSTKNHDFPLKNVKINRDCQRLNQLDLLDEAFDDICNDLPMDTEYEITAGTSLHAPVLEIDMNYDNGQNKKKPLELLSRYTTYLPHYNRWFQLQGIPITNNSESMVTNSMKKDLQMGDEFSKSLIVSLRTREIKEVLMKKKMEKKPSPSSNEASSNRSSREPLKQKVKKVFFNGKVADHTPVQVDESMNFIEACIKKAMIHYEDKELDPLERDRKVINLFGSILTNSNTYDKTLTH, from the coding sequence atGTTAGGTACGTTACTTAGAAGAAGTACAACAGCAGACCATAAGAAGGATACATCGGCTTCAGAATCAatcatatcatcatctacCAGCATTGGATTGAGATCTCTAAATCATGGCACGAATACCACAATTGGGATTTCCACCGCTATGGATCCTGGAATTGGTATAGGCTCAATCTGTGACACAGATCAGTGTGACGAAGTGTTTCCAACGGTAACATCTCCTTTATTAGATCATATTTCTGACgatttgaaattcaagCTTTTTGCTGCCAAAACAATTCCTTATAAGAGCAACATTTTGCCCTTGATGAAAGTTGACcatgattataataatattcctgAAGCCTCGTCgaaatctttattatcaacaGATAATACAAGGAAAACTGTTTCCAACTCTTCAGCAATCATTAATCAAAATTCATATGCCTTTAGATTTTTATTAACAGAGGAAACAAATGAGATGGCTTGTGTAAATAACTATAGGATTTTATTAGATCATAATTTTACCAAGGGTGAAGGTTCCAAGATTGAACAAATACGGCATAGtgaattaaaagaatatatttttggcTCACCTGTAAGATCGAGTGATTACATCCAAAGTGATAAATTTAGATCAGTTCCGAATTCTGATTTCACTTTAATTACAAGGATTTTTTATCTGAACTCTATTTCAAATAGATTCGCTATTAGTCTATGCATATCCAAATTTCTCTTCCCTGTCATTTCAGAGTCATGGACTTACATTTCTCATTGGTTAACTGATATACAAGATATTATTGCATCAATCGTGGCTGAGAATGCTGGTACTTGCAAAGGTACTACCAACAGTAACAATATGGAACAATTTACATATCAAAATAGGTCCATTTCCGATGGAGTATTACCTGTTAATCTAGAAATAGCTTTTCCAGACGAAATCGGTAAGATTATTCAAGTTTTAGCGAAAAAATTAATGCCTTGTCTCCGATCTATGACAGAAATTCCTAGAATTTTCCTTTATCCACCCGATTTCGTAGAATTCGTTGAAACATGGTTTAAAGACGTTTTTAATTGgattgaaattaaagacGGCCCTAGATTAAGATTCTTACCCATGTTATTGTCGAAAATTGTATgtgaatttaaagattcaATGGTAGAATCAGATATCACAAGGATCATCATCCTCTCAGGTAATATGGTTGTAGCcaataaattgattttcATTGTTGCAGGTCTTTTGGAACCTAAATATAGGAACAAATTAGTTTCTCAATTACcaccatcttcatcatcaacgaatgaagaaaattcatCAGGAACTAGTATCGCTCAAACACATTCTTCGCATTCATCTTCCTCAACATCAACATCTAATTCAGTGCAAATGAGCGTTAGCAAGAATCGTGAAAGGCATAAACAAAGGCTTGTAAATCTTGTTGAGGCAACCGACGCAACCTCAACGCAGTCTGTGGATAAGATGACTAGCTTATCTGAGCACACAACCCCAATTTCTGTTGCGAGAACATCAGCGGGAACTGCGACTAGAAGTGGATGGGTTATCCCTAAGGGAAGAAAAAACCGTAGCTCTGTATCGATTTCCTCAAACGAATCGTCATATGGTGAAGTTATTCaaccatcttcatctttcaaaagtGTAGAAAGttcattacaaaatttatcCTCGTCATTTTCAAGTCAACCGAATTCGTATGGTTCTTGGTTTAGTAAAAGACCATCATTATCGAGTTTTATACCTCAAAGTCCGTCAAACAAATTTAGCATACCATTACCAGCAAATTCCAACTCAACGGCTACTGTCTCTGCATTGTCAGagaataaaattgataGAGTGATAAGTAATTCATCCTCCTCAGGAGGAACCCATAATCATCAAGTTGCAGCTCCAAGATTCCCACCAAATACATTTCACACACCACAACAATCACCATCTATTAGTGAATATGAGGAATATCCATGGTTTGAAACTCCTGAATCGTTATCACGAATGGATTTAGAATCGAGTCATTCATTACCTAACCATTTAAATACCATTACTATGACCCCTCATGGTAATACTAATAGTGTTAATGGTAagaatacaaaaaaattgaattcttaTTGTGGTAACAGTACGAAGAACCACGATTTCCCATTGAAGAATGTTAAAATTAATAGAGATTGTCAACGATTGAATCAGCTAgatttattagatgaagcatttgatgatatttgTAATGACCTTCCCATGGATACGGAATATGAAATCACAGCAGGAACTTCCCTTCATGCTCCAGTGTTAGAAATTGACATGAACTATGATAACGGgcaaaacaagaagaaaccGTTAGAATTGTTATCCAGGTATACCACATATCTACCTCATTATAATAGGTGGTTCCAATTGCAAGGTATTCCAATTACTAATAATTCAGAGTCTATGGTTACTAACTCTATGAAGAAAGATTTACAAATGGGTGATGAATTTTCCAAGAGTTTAATAGTTTCGTTAAGAACAAGAGAAATCAAAGAAGTTCttatgaagaaaaagatggAGAAGAAACCTTCTCCGTCCTCTAATGAGGCATCATCCAATAGATCATCTCGTGAAccattgaaacaaaaagtTAAGAAAGTCTTTTTCAATGGGAAAGTTGCAGATCATACTCCGGTTCAAGTGGACGAATCTATGAACTTCATTGAGGCATGTATTAAGAAAGCTATGATTCACtatgaagataaagaacTCGATCCTTTAGAACGTGATAGGAAAGTTATCAACTTATTTGGTTCTATTTTAACCAATTCGAATACATATGACAAAACATTAACGCATTAA
- the ZRT3 gene encoding Zn(2+) transporter ZRT3 (similar to Saccharomyces cerevisiae ZRT3 (YKL175W); ancestral locus Anc_1.172) — translation MLSEMPRWLLYSLISSILCIMGSLCVPLLSVIFKTKQHHNSRLVNYGLSLSAGSMIATSLAKMLPEVTEDNKYTVFFGFMGGICGSLFLNYLVHAFASESLIHCSHDEVDESTESSTSPPHINETSAISHDNSVNDYASISNNTSLSEHDPLLRKSKIHDDIDLKVTTNKSVTSETEPYSALTHKKSLIDLISHHNLKNMGGCSNSHHCSPLISTESVPCIPPAVQSSQSIKSAHSLNRNLTNESEGLNSSSNNEMQGPCGVRCLENNIGYDLENLSIYRKNFLAKDTVNSNDDEENRSISSYNPISSQEHQHSPSHSHSHSHSHGDRNYSTVSTIHHHHLETPFSKLLSIGMQTCLVLTLHKFPEGFIIYYTNTSDMSESLGFSIFLSLTIHNFVEGFAMTLPFYTAFQSKWIAIVITTILGGGSQPMGALLGYLIFRNKERDGDGDQPLAQMDFLLSLTAGFLLVIGLQMFQTGVGFSDGHHHHQDEDEEEIQQSHSSGTTCLKWCCAGTILIIASSMFT, via the coding sequence ATGCTTTCTGAGATGCCAAGATGGTTACTTTACTCTCTTATATCATCTATTCTTTGTATTATGGGGAGTCTTTGTGTACCACTTTTATCCGTGATTTTTAAGACGAAGCAACATCATAATTCAAGGTTAGTTAATTACGGTCTTTCATTAAGTGCTGGGTCAATGATCGCTACTTCGTTGGCTAAGATGTTACCAGAAGTCactgaagataataaatacaCTGTATTCTTTGGCTTTATGGGAGGTATATGCGGtagtttatttttaaactACCTCGTTCATGCATTTGCCAGTGAATCGTTGATACATTGTTCTCATGATGAAGTTGATGAATCAACTGAATCGTCTACTTCTCCTCCACATATTAACGAGACTTCTGCAATATCTCATGATAATAGTGTCAACGATTATGCTTCAATTAGCAATAATACTTCGTTATCTGAACATGATCCTCTTTTAAGGAAAAGTAAGATCCATGATGATATAGATCTTAAGGTTACCACTAACAAATCTGTAACGAGTGAGACAGAACCTTATTCAGCGCTAACTCATAAGAAATCTCTCattgatttgatttctcACCATAACCTGAAAAATATGGGCGGTTGTTCTAATTCTCATCATTGTTCACCTTTGATAAGTACGGAAAGTGTTCCATGTATTCCTCCAGCAGTACAATCTTCTCAAAGTATTAAATCTGCTCATTCCTTAAATAGGAATTTGACAAACGAATCCGAAGGATTGAATTCCTCTTCTAACAATGAGATGCAAGGTCCATGCGGTGTTCGTTgtttagaaaataatataggTTACGATTTAGAAAACTTGTCTATATATCGTAAAAATTTTCTAGCAAAAGATACTGTTAATagtaatgatgatgaagagaaTAGGTCGATTTCTTCATATAATCCAATATCATCTCAAGAACATCAACATTCACCATCGCATTCACATTCACATTCACATTCACACGGCGATAGAAACTACAGCACGGTCTCCAcgattcatcatcatcatttagAAACTCCCTTctccaaattattatccatCGGTATGCAAACATGTTTGGTCTTAACATTACACAAGTTCCCTGAGGGGTTCATTATTTACTACACAAATACATCAGATATGTCTGAATCTCTTGgattttccatttttttaagTTTAACGATACATAATTTTGTGGAAGGATTTGCCATGACATTACCATTCTACACAGCATTCCAATCGAAATGGATCGCTATTGTAATCACAACAATACTAGGTGGGGGATCTCAACCCATGGGGGCACTGTTAGGTTATTTAATCTTCAGgaataaagaaagagaCGGTGATGGCGATCAACCCTTGGCACAAATGGATTTTCTTCTAAGTCTTACTGCTGGgtttttattagttattggATTACAAATGTTTCAAACTGGGGTCGGGTTTAGTGATggtcatcatcatcatcaagatgaagatgaggagGAGATTCAACAAAGTCATAGTTCTGGTACAACATGTTTAAAATGGTGTTGCGCTGGAACTATTTTGATTATTGCAAGTAGCATGTTTACATAG
- the TPO5 gene encoding Tpo5p (similar to Saccharomyces cerevisiae TPO5 (YKL174C); ancestral locus Anc_1.173) — protein sequence MQDYRVLSQSLRENIPTFHPEELLDNLHTIIHEEPDDETTEVVEHFKYNQELDKSLLSRGSIVGLGFSLMSAPLGMSTSMAIGLINGGPATIIWGFLISGICIWFCSLSLGEVVSKFPMELHVSSAMLAPKKLKLICSWYTGWLMLLGNWTMSTSITFAGAQLTISLILMTNSDLISEKYLIGFTVIIFYLVVTIVGLINLKFARFIETINRACVIWIIYAILFIDILLLIFHRGKYHSLKYSLFHFDNSLSGYSGFLISFLIGFQQSNFTLQGFSMLPALADEVKVPEKDIPRGMSNAVLLSAFSGIVFLIPIMIILPESDKLFTNHKILPIVNIFTQSTHSMFVSFFLLLMILGNLFFSGIGSITTSSRAVYSFSRDHAIPHHETWTFVQPESQSKVPKNSILLSMAISYILGLLALFSTAAFNAFIGAAVLCLCSATCIPLVLVLFRRRRVLRNAPVKIRYKLGWFVNIVSILWLLLSMVSVCLPPKIPVTLESMNYALIVYLLCIIIITLMYFKWGKDNFKLPLIEEEKKNQNDRTRKVPLDIISIKKNIKAHKTGVSTTAPYSLLPQDENTADMNESESNHTTNGNDLHKVPLSKQSNPFESANELPDDTEVWDIDNELEREQEQEQERISETSAK from the coding sequence ATGCAAGATTACAGAGTCCTTTCTCAATCGCTAAGGGAGAACATTCCTACATTCCATCCTGAAGAATTACTTGATAACTTACACACTATAATACACGAAGAGCCAGATGATGAAACCACTGAAGTTGTGGaacatttcaaatataatcaagaattagataaatctttattatcaagagGTTCTATAGTCGGTTTAGGGTTCTCTTTAATGAGTGCCCCTCTAGGAATGTCTACAAGTATGGCTATTGGATTAATCAATGGTGGTCCTGCGACTATCATATGGGGGTTTCTTATAAGTGGGATCTGTATTTGGTTTTGTTCTTTGTCTCTAGGGGAAGTGGTCTCTAAATTCCCCATGGAATTACACGTTAGTAGTGCCATGTTGGCTCccaagaaattgaaattgatttgTTCTTGGTATACAGGATGGTTGATGCTTTTAGGGAATTGGACAATGAGTACAAGTATCACTTTTGCCGGTGCTCAATTAAccatttctttaatattaatgacGAATTCAGATTTAATCTCtgagaaatatttgatagGTTTCACAGTTATTATCTTCTATTTGGTTGTTACCATTGTCGggttaataaatttgaaattcgcaagatttattgaaacTATTAATAGAGCTTGTGTCATATGGATCATTTATGcaattttgtttattgATATATTGTTACTAATTTTCCATAGAGGCAAATATCActctttgaaatattcattattcCATTTCGATAATAGTCTTTCAGGTTATTCAGGATTtcttatttcatttttaatcGGATTCCAACAATCAAATTTCACATTACAAGGGTTCAGTATGTTACCTGCATTAGCTGACGAAGTTAAAGTTCCAGAAAAGGATATCCCACGTGGTATGTCTAATGCAGTTCTTCTCTCTGCATTTTCAGGTATAGTATTTTTAATTCCAATAATGATCATATTACCAGAATCAGATAAATTATTCACCAACCATAAGATATTGCCtattgtaaatatttttacaCAGTCGACGCATTCCATgtttgtttcatttttccttttattAATGATCCTGGGAAACTTATTCTTTTCAGGCATTGGATCCATTACAACATCATCTCGTGCAGTTTATAGTTTTAGTCGTGATCATGCTATACCGCATCATGAAACTTGGACGTTTGTTCAACCTGAATCACAATCAAAAGTCCCAAAAAATTCTATCCTTCTGAGTATGGCTATATCATATATACTGGGACTATTAGCATTATTCTCCACAGCTGCATTCAATGCCTTCATTGGCGCTGCAGTGTTATGCCTTTGTTCCGCAACATGTATACCCTTAGTTCTAGTCTTATTCAGAAGGAGAAGAGTTCTACGAAATGCACCAGTTAAGATAAGGTATAAACTGGGGTGGTTCGTTAATATCGTCTCTATATTatggttattattatcaatggTGTCTGTTTGTTTACCACCAAAGATTCCCGTTACTTTGGAATCAATGAATTATGCCTTAATCGTTTATCTACtttgtatcattattattactttgATGTATTTCAAATGGGGGAAAGATAATTTCAAACTGccattaattgaagaagagaagaaaaatcaaaatgatCGTACAAGGAAGGTTCCACTGGATATTATATccataaagaaaaatataaaggcTCATAAAACTGGAGTATCAACAACAGCTCCATATTCTTTGCTACCGCAGGATGAAAATACAGCTGATATGAACGAAAGTGAAAGTAATCACACGACGAATGGTAATGATTTGCATAAAGTTCCTCTTTCAAAACAATCTAATCCATTCGAATCTGCCAATGAGTTGCCAGATGATACAGAAGTATGGGACATAGACAATGAATTGGAACgtgaacaagaacaagaacaagaacgAATAAGTGAGACAAGTGctaaataa
- the SNU114 gene encoding U5 snRNP GTPase SNU114 (similar to Saccharomyces cerevisiae SNU114 (YKL173W); ancestral locus Anc_1.174): protein MDEELFDEFGNIIGQDPFDSDAEDNSSILSGPEDDDKAESIEQDNSAEGEYHEERPSSNALITTDDNHIQELYGDDVEILVETENTQSFNEPIIKPMESRSAGKEHTVFTQIRKNIPPTTYDRNYLFELMKVPERIRNVAIIGPLHSGKTSLVDLLVIESHQPGKLPHLTRNMALGWKQLRYMDNLKQEIERGISIKLNGITILRQDLKGKSIALNLVDSPGHLNFMDETAVSLAACDVAIICLDIVEGVTSITEQLIKQCQRRGLKMLFVLNKLDRLILELKLAPFDTYLKMKHIVQEINSFTHGVRFSPELGNVIFASTKLGFTFTIREFVQYYYSKSLPKKSHIDGFVERLWGDIFYQRTTRTFSYKSRNKINNPKKPQENESIPSFVEFILTPIYKIFANVLANNTNNVSNMLLKNFKIQLDEKYFKYDPQPLLKHILQVIFKQQTGLVQSIVDVYDPFVNQNKNSKLNKLILNPSTKNITNESTFWGHALKTLDYGGSEWTLVRVYKGVLKVGMSLQIIDPELNNLTGSADDDDKNSSNQFQSSLHEVTEITWLCGRYKYEVKEAYKGQIVLVKGISESFTKSATLYGENDNITNIFKPIDYINSPPIFKVALQSLLPKELPKLLDGLDKIVRYYPGCTVKVEESGEQMILGTGELYMDCLLYDLRNVYSQMEIKITDPFTTFVESCSGESFAAIPVKSSDGSISISMGANPMDFQLLQDVVRQKISDNDLNDSKKLSKRLREEYGWDSLAARNVWTFHNGTVLIDDTLPDETDKDELESLKKYIKQGFYWAMKEGPLAEENIFGVQFKLLSVEGKCENKNQIIPLIRKACYVALLTATPILMEPIYEVDIIVENILQPIIEELFQKRRGSKIYKVERIVGSPLLEIKGQIPVIDSVGFETDLRLATNGRAMCQLHFWNKIWRRVPGDVMDSEAPIPKLKPAPINSLSRDFVMKTRRRKGVSTEGFMSNDGPSLEKYIDSDLFKQLKENELI from the coding sequence ATGGATGAGGAACTATTCGACGAATTTGGGAATATAATTGGTCAAGATCCATTCGATTCAGATGCTGAAGATAACTCATCGATATTAAGTGGAccagaagatgatgataaggCTGAATCAATAGAACAAGATAATTCAGCTGAAGGTGAGTATCATGAAGAAAGACCGAGCTCGAACGCTCTTATAACAACTGACGATAACCATATACAAGAACTATATGGAGATGATGTAGAAATCCTAGTAGAAACAGAAAATACACAATCATTCAATGAACCAATAATAAAGCCCATGGAATCACGATCTGCTGGGAAGGAACATACGGTTTTCACTCAAATACGTAAAAATATTCCTCCTACAACGTACGACAGGAATTATCTTTTCGAATTAATGAAAGTGCCTGAAAGAATAAGAAATGTCGCCATCATAGGTCCCTTACACTCAGGGAAAACATCCTTAGTAGATCTTTTAGTCATTGAATCTCACCAACCTGGTAAATTACCACATTTGACTCGTAATATGGCGTTAGGTTGGAAACAATTACGTTATATGgataatttgaaacaagaaataGAACGTGGAATTTCTATCAAACTAAATGGCATTACGATACTAAGGCAGGACTTAAAAGGAAAGAGTATCGCATTGAATTTGGTTGACTCACCAGGtcatttgaattttatGGATGAAACGGCTGTTTCCCTGGCTGCATGTGATGTAGCAATCATATGTTTAGACATCGTCGAAGGTGTCACATCCATTACGGAACAATTAATCAAACAATGTCAACGGAGAGGACTAAAGatgttgtttgttttgaataaattggATAGATTGATAttggaattgaaattgGCCCCCTTTGATacatatttgaaaatgaaacatATCGTGCAAGAAATTAATAGTTTTACTCATGGAGTACGATTTTCTCCAGAATTAGGCAATGTCATATTTGCATCAACAAAACTTGGGTTTACTTTCACAATACGAGAGTTTGTacagtattattattctaaATCGTTACCGAAAAAATCACATATCGACGGATTTGTTGAAAGATTGTGGGGTGATATCTTTTATCAAAGAACGACAAGAACATTCTCATACAAAAGTAGAAACAAGATCAACAACCCCAAGAAACCTCAAGAAAATGAGAGCATACCTTCTTTTGTAGAATTCATCCTAACTCCAATATATAAGATTTTCGCAAACGTTTTGgcaaataatacaaataacGTTTCTAATatgttattgaaaaatttcaaaatacaATTAGATgagaaatatttcaaatatgaTCCACAACCATTATTAAAACATATTCTTCAAGTAATCTTTAAGCAACAAACAGGACTTGTTCAATCAATAGTAGATGTATATGATCCCTTCGTGAATCAGAATAAGAACTCGAAACTGAATAAACTAATACTCAATCCctcaacaaaaaatataacgAATGAATCAACATTTTGGGGTCATGCATTGAAAACGTTAGACTATGGAGGATCTGAATGGACACTAGTACGTGTATATAAGGGTGTCTTGAAAGTTGGAATGTCACTTCAAATAATAGATCCAGAACTGAATAATCTTACTGGTAGcgctgatgatgatgataaaaatagTAGCAATCAATTTCAGTCTTCATTACATGAGGTAACAGAAATTACTTGGTTATGCGGCagatataaatatgaaGTGAAAGAAGCATATAAGGGTCAAATTGTGCTAGTGAAAGGTATATCTGAAAGTTTTACTAAATCTGCCACTTTGTATggagaaaatgataatattacaaatattttcaaaccAATAGATTACATTAATTCACCTCCTATATTCAAAGTTGCCTTACAATCATTACTACCTAAGGAATTACccaaattattagatgGACTAGATAAGATTGTTCGATATTATCCAGGATGTACAGTGAAAGTGGAAGAAAGTGGTGAGCAAATGATATTAGGTACAGGTGAATTATATATGGATTGTTTATTGTATGATTTAAGAAATGTTTATAGCCAAATGGAGATAAAGATTACTGATCCATTTACTACTTTTGTGGAAAGTTGTTCTGGTGAATCATTTGCTGCTATCCCAGTAAAATCCTCAGACGGGAGTATCTCAATTAGTATGGGAGCAAACCCAATGGATTTCCaattattacaagatgTTGTTAGACAAAAGATTAGTGATAACGATTTGAATGATTCCAAGAAACTATCGAAAAGATTACGAGAGGAATATGGATGGGATTCACTTGCTGCAAGAAATGTTTGGACTTTCCATAATGGTACCGTATTAATTGACGATACTTTGCCTGATGAAACagataaagatgaattagagagtttaaagaaatatatcaaaCAAGGGTTCTATTGGGCTATGAAAGAAGGTCCCTTGGCAGaggaaaatatatttggggttcaatttaaattattaagtgTGGAGGGTAAATGTGAGAATAAAAACCAAATAATCCCTCTCATAAGAAAGGCATGCTACGTTGCATTATTGACTGCCACACCAATTTTGATGGAACCAATATATGAAGTCGATATCATTGTTGAGAATATATTACAACCtataattgaagaattattccAAAAGAGAAGAGGTAGTAAAATATACAAAGTTGAGAGAATTGTCGGTTCTCCCCTCCTAGAAATTAAAGGCCAAATTCCTGTCATTGATTCGGTTGGGTTTGAAACTGATTTAAGATTAGCTACAAACGGGCGTGCAATGTGTCAATTACACTTTTGGAATAAGATATGGAGGAGAGTTCCTGGAGATGTTATGGATTCTGAAGCTCCAATACCGAAGTTGAAACCAGCTCCGATCAATAGTTTAAGTCGTGATTTTGTAATGAAGACAAGACGTCGTAAGGGTGTATCTACGGAAGGATTTATGTCCAATGATGGACCGTCATTGGAGAAATATATAGACTCGGACTTATTCAAgcaattgaaagaaaatgagTTGATTTAA
- the ERG20 gene encoding bifunctional (2E,6E)-farnesyl diphosphate synthase/dimethylallyltranstransferase (similar to Saccharomyces cerevisiae ERG20 (YJL167W); ancestral locus Anc_1.176) has protein sequence MSKEGNREKFLEEFPELVHELKTILQNYGMPQDAIQWYESSLFFNTPGGKLNRGLSVVDTYVILKGYKSFSDMAKEEYKKVAILGWCIELLQAYFLVADDMMDKSITRRGQPCWYRVKGVGEIAINDAFMLEAAIYILLKNHFRSESYYVDLIELFHDVTFQTELGQLLDLITAPEDKVDLNKFSMNKQSFIVRFKTAYYSFYLPVALAMYMAGINSDTDLQQAQDVLIPLGEYFQIQDDFLDCFGTPEQIGKIGTDIQDNKCSWVINKALELVTPEQRKVLDENYGQKNQECEDKCREVFNSLNLPKYYEQYEENIAKELREKISQIDESRGFKGEVLTVFLNKIYKRTK, from the coding sequence ATGTCAAAAGAAGGTAACAGAGAAAAGTTCCTAGAGGAATTCCCAGAATTAGTTCATGAATTGAAAACCATTTTACAAAACTATGGTATGCCACAAGATGCCATTCAATGGTATGAAAGTTCGTTATTCTTTAATACACCAGGTGGTAAATTAAACAGAGGTCTTTCTGTGGTTGATACGTATGTCATTTTAAAAGGGTATAAGTCATTTTCAGATATGGCTAaggaagaatataaaaaggTTGCCATTCTTGGTTGGtgtattgaattattacaagCTTACTTTTTGGTTGCTGATGATATGATGGATAAATCTATTACTAGAAGAGGTCAACCATGTTGGTATCGCGTGAAGGGTGTCGGAGAAATTGCCATTAATGATGCGTTCATGTTAGAAGCTGCCATTTATATTCTCTTGAAAAACCATTTCAGAAGTGAATCGTATTATGTTGATTTGATTGAGTTGTTCCATGATGTTACTTTCCAAACTGAATTGGGTCAATTGTTAGATTTAATTACTGCACCAGAAGATAAAGTGGATTTAAACAAGTTCAGTATGAATAAACAATCATTTATTGTTAGATTCAAGACTGcttattattcattttatCTGCCTGTTGCATTAGCCATGTATATGGCTGGTATCAATAGTGATACTGACTTGCAACAAGCTCAAGATGTGTTGATCCCATTGGGAGAGTACTTCCAAATTCAAGATGATTTCTTGGATTGTTTTGGTACCCCTGAACAAATTGGTAAGATTGGTACTGATATTCAAGATAACAAATGTTCTTGGGTTATTAATAAAGCCCTAGAATTGGTTACACCTGAACAAAGAAAAGTCTTGGACGAAAATTATGGacaaaaaaatcaagagTGTGAAGATAAATGTAGAGAAGTGTTTAACAGTTTAAACCTTCCAAAATACTATGAAcaatatgaagaaaatattgcCAAGGAATTAAGGGAAAAGATTAGTCAAATTGATGAATCTCGCGGATTTAAAGGTGAAGTTTTAACCGTTTTCTTGAACAAAATTTACAAGAGAACGAAATGA